In Kogia breviceps isolate mKogBre1 chromosome 19, mKogBre1 haplotype 1, whole genome shotgun sequence, a single genomic region encodes these proteins:
- the POLR2A gene encoding DNA-directed RNA polymerase II subunit RPB1 isoform X1 — MHGGGPPSGDSACPLRTIKRVQFGVLSPDELKRMSVTEGGIKYPETTEGGRPKLGGLMDPRQGVIERTGRCQTCAGNMTECPGHFGHIELAKPVFHVGFLVKTMKVLRCVCFFCSKLLVDSNNPKIKDILAKSKGQPKKRLTHVYDLCKGKNICEGGEEMDNKFGVEQPEGDEDLSKEKGHGGCGRYQPRIRRSGLELYAEWKHVNEDSQEKKILLSPERVHEIFKRISDEECFVLGMEPRYARPEWMIVTVLPVPPLSVRPAVVMQGSARNQDDLTHKLADIVKINNQLRRNEQNGAAAHVIAEDVKLLQFHVATMVDNELPGLPRAMQKSGRPLKSLKQRLKGKEGRVRGNLMGKRVDFSARTVITPDPNLSIDQVGVPRSIAANMTFAEIVTPFNIDRLQELVRRGNSQYPGAKYIIRDNGDRIDLRFHPKPSDLHLQTGYKVERHMCDGDIVIFNRQPTLHKMSMMGHRVRILPWSTFRLNLSVTTPYNADFDGDEMNLHLPQSLETRAEIQELAMVPRMIVTPQSNRPVMGIVQDTLTAVRKFTKRDVFLERGEVMNLLMFLSTWDGKVPQPAILKPRPLWTGKQIFSLIIPGHINCIRTHSTHPDDEDSGPYKHISPGDTKVVVENGELIMGILCKKSLGTSAGSLVHISYLEMGHDITRLFYSNIQTVINNWLLIEGHTIGIGDSIADSKTYQDIQNTIKKAKQDVIEVIEKAHNNELEPTPGNTLRQTFENQVNRILNDARDKTGSSAQKSLSEYNNFKSMVVSGAKGSKINISQVIAVVGQQNVEGKRIPFGFKHRTLPHFIKDDYGPESRGFVENSYLAGLTPTEFFFHAMGGREGLIDTAVKTAETGYIQRRLIKSMESVMVKYDATVRNSINQVVQLRYGEDGLAGESVEFQNLATLKPSNKAFEKKFRFDYTNERALRRTLQEDVVKDVLSNAHIQNELEREFERMREDREVLRVIFPTGDSKVVLPCNLLRMIWNAQKIFHINPRLPSDLHPIKVVEGVKELSKKLVIVNGDDPLSRQAQENATLLFNIHLRSTLCSRRMAEEFRLSGEAFDWLLGEIESKFNQAIAHPGEMVGALAAQSLGEPATQMTLNTFHYAGVSAKNVTLGVPRLKELINISKKPKTPSLTVFLLGQSARDAERAKDILCRLEHTTLRKVTANTAIYYDPNPQSTVVAEDQEWVNVYYEMPDFDVARISPWLLRVELDRKHMTDRKLTMEQIAEKINAGFGDDLNCIFNDDNAEKLVLRIRIMNSDENKMQEEEEVVDKMDDDVFLRCIESNMLTDMTLQGIEQISKVYMHLPQTDNKKKIIITEDGEFKALQEWILETDGVSLMRVLSEKDVDPVRTTSNDIVEIFTVLGIEAVRKALERELYHVISFDGSYVNYRHLALLCDTMTCRGHLMAITRHGVNRQDTGPLMKCSFEETVDVLMEAAAHGESDPMKGVSENIMLGQLAPAGTGCFDLLLDAEKCKYGMEIPTNIPGLGAAGPTGMFFGSAPSPMGGISPAMTPWNQGATPAYGAWSPSVGSGMTPGAAGFSPSAASDASGFSPGYSPAWSPTPGSPGSPGPSSPYIPSPGGAMSPSYSPTSPAYEPRSPGGYTPQSPSYSPTSPSYSPTSPSYSPTSPNYSPTSPSYSPTSPSYSPTSPSYSPTSPSYSPTSPSYSPTSPSYSPTSPSYSPTSPSYSPTSPSYSPTSPSYSPTSPSYSPTSPSYSPTSPSYSPTSPSYSPTSPSYSPTSPNYSPTSPNYTPTSPSYSPTSPSYSPTSPNYTPTSPNYSPTSPSYSPTSPSYSPTSPSYSPSSPRYTPQSPTYTPSSPSYSPSSPSYSPTSPKYTPTSPSYSPSSPEYTPTSPKYSPTSPKYSPTSPKYSPTSPTYSPTTPKYSPTSPTYSPTSPVYTPTSPKYSPTSPTYSPTSPKYSPTSPTYSPTSPKGSTYSPTSPGYSPTSPTYSLTSPAISPDDSDEEN, encoded by the exons ATGCATGGGGGTGGCCCCCCCTCCGGGGACAGCGCATGCCCGCTGCGCACCATCAAGAGAGTGCAGTTCGGAGTCCTCAGTCCGGATGAACTG AAACGAATGTCTGTGACAGAGGGCGGCATCAAATACCCAGAGACCACTGAGGGAGGCCGCCCCAAGCTTGGGGGGCTGATGGATCCGAGGCAGGGGGTGATTGAGAGGACTGGCCGCTGCCAAACCTGTGCAG GAAACATGACAGAGTGTCCTGGCCACTTTGGCCACATTGAGCTGGCCAAGCCTGTGTTCCATGTCGGCTTCCTGGTCAAGACAATGAAAGTGCTGCGCTGCGTCTGCTTCTTCTGCTCCAAACTGCTTGTGGACTCt AACAACCCAAAGATCAAGGACATTTTGGCTAAGTCCAAGGGGCAGCCCAAGAAGCGGCTCACACACGTCTATGACCTCTGCAAGGGCAAAAACATCTGCGAGGGCGGGGAGGAGATGGACAACAAGTTCGGCGTGGAGCAGCCTGAGGGCGATGAGGATCTGAGCAAAGAAAAG GGCCATGGCGGCTGTGGACGGTACCAGCCCAGGATCCGGCGCTCTGGCCTGGAGCTGTATGCGGAGTGGAAGCACGTCAACGAGGACTCTCAGGAGAAGAAGATCCTGCTGAGTCCTGAGCGGGTGCACGAGATCTTCAAACGCATCTCGGATGAGGAGTGCTTCGTCCTGGGCATGGAGCCCCGCTACGCCCGGCCCGAGTGGATGATCGTCACCGTGCTGCCTGTGCCCCCGCTCTCCGTGCGGCCCGCCGTTGTGATGCAGGGCTCCGCCCGCAACCAG GATGACCTGACGCACAAACTGGCCGACATCGTGAAGATCAACAATCAGCTTCGGCGCAACGAGCAGAACGGCGCGGCCGCCCACGTCATCGCTGAGGACGTGAAGCTCCTCCAGTTCCACGTGGCCACCATGGTGGACAACGAGCTGCCTGGCTTGCCTCGT GCCATGCAGAAGTCTGGGCGTCCCCTCAAGTCCCTGAAGCAGCGGTTGAAGGGCAAGGAAGGCCGTGTGCGTGGGAACCTGATGGGCAAGCGGGTGGACTTCTCGGCCCGCACTGTCATCACCCCCGACCCCAACCTCTCCATCGACCAGGTTGGCGTGCCTCGCTCCATCGCCGCCAATATGACCTTTGCGGAGATCGTCACCCCCTTCAACATTGACAG ACTTCAGGAACTAGTGCGCAGGGGGAACAGCCAGTACCCAGGGGCTAAGTACATCATCCGGGACAACGGTGATCGCATTGACCTGCGTTTCCACCCCAAGCCCAGTGACCTTCACCTGCAGACTGGCTATAAG GTGGAACGGCACATGTGCGATGGGGACATCGTTATCTTCAACCGGCAGCCGACTTTGCACAAGATGTCCATGATGGGACATCGGGTTCGCATCCTGCCCTGGTCTACTTTTCGCTTGAACCTTAG CGTAACGACTCCGTACAATGCCGATTTTGATGGGGACGAGATGAACTTGCACCTGCCGCAGTCCCTGGAGACGCGGGCTGAGATCCAGGAGCTCGCCATGGTGCCACGCATGATCGTCACCCCCCAGAGCAACCGCCCGGTCATGGGCATCGTGCAGGACACGCTGACCGCAGTGCGCAAATTCACCAAGAGGGACGTTTTCCTGGAGCGG GGGGAGGTGATGAACCTCCTGATGTTCCTGTCCACGTGGGATGGCAAGGTCCCACAGCCAGCCATCCTGAAGCCCCGGCCCCTGTGGACAGGGAAGCAGATCTTCTCCCTCATCATACCTGGCCACATCAACTGTATCCGCACCCACAGCACCCATCCCGACGATGAGGATAGTGGCCCTTACAAGCACATCTCTCCTGGGGACACCAAG GTGGTGGTGGAGAACGGGGAGCTGATCATGGGCATCCTGTGTAAGAAGTCTTTGGGCACATCAGCTGGCTCCCTGGTCCACATCTCTTACCTAGAGATGGGTCATGACATCACCCGCCTCTTCTACTCCAACATTCAGACTGTCATTAACAACTGGCTCCTCATTGAGG GTCATACCATTGGCATTGGGGACTCCATTGCTGATTCTAAGACTTACCAAGACATTCAGAACACTATTAAGAAGGCCAAGCAGGATGTAATAGAG GTCATCGAGAAGGCACATAACAACGAGCTGGAGCCCACCCCGGGGAACACTCTGCGGCAGACCTTTGAGAACCAGGTGAACCGCATTCTCAACGACGCCCGAGACAAGACTGGCTCCTCTGCCCAGAAATCCCTGTCTGAATACAACAACTTTAAGTCAATGGTTGTGTCCGGGGCTAAAGGTTCCAAGATCAACATCTCCCAG GTCATTGCTGTCGTCGGGCAGCAGAACGTGGAGGGCAAGCGGATCCCGTTTGGGTTCAAGCACCGGACTCTGCCTCACTTCATCAAAGATGACTACGGGCCTGAGAGCCGCGGCTTTGTGGAGAACTCCTACCTGGCCGGCCTCACGCCCACCGAGTTCTTCTTCCATGCCATGGGGGGTCGCGAGGGGCTCATTGACACAGCTGTCAAGACTGCCGAGACTG GATACATCCAGCGGCGGCTGATCAAATCCATGGAGTCGGTGATGGTGAAGTACGATGCCACCGTGCGGAACTCCATCAATCAGGTGGTGCAGCTGCGCTACGGCGAAGACGGCCTGGCGGGCGAGAGCGTTGAGTTCCAGAACCTGGCTACCCTCAAGCCTTCCAACAAGGCTTTCGAGAAGAA GTTCCGCTTTGATTATACCAATGAGAGGGCCCTGCGGCGCACCCTGCAGGAGGACGTGGTGAAGGACGTGCTGAGCAACGCACACATTCAGAATGAGCTGGAGCGCGAATTTGAGCGCATGCGTGAGGACCGGGAGGTGCTCAGGGTCATCTTCCCGACTGGTGACAGCAAG gtTGTCCTCCCCTGTAACCTGCTGCGCATGATCTGGAACGCTCAGAAGATCTTCCACATCAACCCTCGCCTCCCCTCTGACCTGCACCCCATCAAGGTGGTAGAGG GTGTCAAGGAGCTGAGCAAGAAGCTGGTGATTGTGAATGGGGACGACCCACTGAGCCGGCAGGCCCAGGAGAACGCCACCCTGCTCTTCAACATCCACCTGCGGTCCACGCTGTGCTCCCGCCGCATGGCCGAGGAGTTTCGGCTCAGCGGAGAGGCCTTCGACTGGCTGCTCGGAGAGATCGAGTCCAAGTTCAACCAAGCCATT GCCCATCCTGGGGAAATGGTGGGAGCTCTGGCTGCACAGTCCCTTGGAGAACCTGCCACCCAGATGACCCTGAACACCTTCCACTATGCTGGTGTGTCCGCCAAGAATGTGACACTGGGTGTGCCCCGGCTTAAGGAGCTCATCAACATTTCCAAGAAGCCAAAGACCCCCTCACTTACTGTCTTCCTGCTGGGCCAGTCTGCTCGAGATGCTGAGAGAGCCAAG GATATTCTGTGCCGCCTGGAACATACAACGTTGAGGAAGGTGACTGCCAACACAGCCATCTACTATGACCCCAACCCCCAGAGCACGGTGGTGGCAGAGGATCAGGAGTGGGTGAATGTCTACTACGAGATGCCCGACTTTGATGTGGCCCGAATCTCCCCCTGGCTTTTGCGGGTGGAGCTGGACCGGAAGCACATGACTGATCGGAAGCTGACCATGGAGCAGATTGCCGAAAAGATCAATGCTG GTTTCGGTGACGACTTGAATTGCATCTTTAACGATGATAATGCAGAGAAGCTGGTGCTCCGTATCCGCATCATGAACAGTGATGAGAACAAGATGCAAGAG GAAGAAGAGGTGGTGGACAAGATGGACGACGACGTCTTCCTGCGCTGCATCGAGTCCAACATGCTGACAGATATGACCCTGCAGGGCATCGAGCAGATCAGCAAG GTGTACATGCACTTGCCGCAGACAGACAACAAGAAGAAGATCATCATCACAGAGGACGGGGAGTTCAAGGCCTTGCAGGAGTGGATCCTGGAGACGGATGGCGTGAGCCTCATGCGGGTGCTGAGCGAGAAGGACGTGGACCCTGTGCGCACCACGTCCAATGACATCGTGGAGATCTTCACG GTGCTGGGCATAGAAGCCGTGCGGAAGGCCCTGGAGCGGGAGCTGTACCACGTCATCTCCTTCGATGGTTCCTACGTCAATTACCGGCACTTGGCTCTTCTGTGTGATACCATGACCTGTCGTGGCCACTTGATGGCCATCACCCGACACGGAGTCAACCGCCAGGATACCGGACCTCTCATGAAGTGCTCCTTTGAGGAAACG GTGGATGTGCTTATGGAAGCAGCTGCACATGGAGAGAGCGACCCCATGAAGGGGGTGTCTGAGAACATCATGCTGGGTCAGCTGGCTCCAGCCGGCACTGGCTGTTTTGACCTCCTGCTCGATGCGGAGAAGTGCAAGTATGGCATGGAGATCCCCACCAACATCCCTGGCTTGGGGGCTGCTGGAC CCACCGGCATGTTCTTCGGCTCGGCCCCCAGTCCCATGGGAGGAATTTCTCCAGCCATGACACCCTGGAACCAGGGTGCAACCCCAGCCTACGGCGCCTGGTCCCCCAGTGTTG GGAGCGGGATGACCCCGGGGGCAGCAGGCTTCTCTCCCAGTGCTGCTTCAGATGCCAGTGGCTTCAGCCCTGGTTACTCCCCGGCCTGGTCTCCCACGCCGGGTTCCCCGGGCTCCCCAGGCCCCTCAAGCCCTTATATCCCCTCACCAG GGGGTGCCATGTCTCCCAGCTACTCCCCGACATCGCCTGCCTACGAGCCCCGCTCCCCTGGGGGCTACACGCCCCAGAGTCCCTCTTACTCGCCCACTTCACCCTCCTACTCCCCTACGTCTCCATCCTATTCTCCAACCAGCCCCAACTACAGCCCCACGTCGCCCAGCTACTCCCCGACCTCGCCCAGCTACTCCCCGACCTCGCCCAGCTACTCGCCCACCTCCCCCAGCTACTCGCCCACCTCCCCCAGCTACTCGCCCACCTCCCCCAGCtactctcccacctcccccagctACTCGCCCACCTCCCCCAGCTACTCGCCCACCTCCCCCAGCTACTCGCCCACCTCCCCCAGCTACTCGCCCACCTCTCCCAGCTACTCGCCCACCTCTCCCAGCTACTCGCCGACATCTCCAAGCTATTCGCCGACATCACCAAGCTACTCACCAACTTCCCCAAGTTACTCGCCCACCAGCCCTAACTATTCTCCAACCAGTCCCAATTACACCCCAACGTCACCGAGCTATAGCCCAACGTCGCCTAGCTACTCACCTACTAGTCCCAACTACACACCAACGAGCCCCAACTACAGCCCAACCTCTCCAAGCTACTCTCCGACTTCACCCAGCTACTCCCCGACCTCACCAAGCTACTCCCCTTCGAGCCCACGATACACACCACAGTCTCCCACGTATACCCCGAGCTCACCCAGCTACAGCCCCAGCTCACCCAGCTACAGCCCAACCTCGCCGAAGTACACCCCAACCAGTCCTTCCTACAGCCCCAGCTCACCGGAGTACACCCCGACCTCTCCCAAGTACTCACCTACCAGCCCGAAATAttctcccacctcccccaagTACTCTCCGACCAGCCCCACGTACTCGCCCACCACTCCAAAATACTCGCCGACGTCTCCTACTTACTCACCAACCTCTCCGGTCTACACCCCAACCTCCCCCAAGTACTCGCCCACCAGCCCCACCTACTCGCCCACCTCCCCCAAGTACTCGCCCACCAGCCCCACCTACTCGCCCACCTCCCCCAAAGGCTCCACCTACTCGCCCACCTCCCCTGGCTACTCGCCCACCAGCCCCACCTATAGCCTCACCAGCCCAGCCATCAGTCCCGATGACAGTGATGAGGAGAACTGA